A stretch of the Panicum virgatum strain AP13 chromosome 9N, P.virgatum_v5, whole genome shotgun sequence genome encodes the following:
- the LOC120689078 gene encoding WEB family protein At3g02930, chloroplastic-like, producing the protein MIDHAFLKSLKQQRLAKTSELQAQLSLVQENLRNVRERLAAVENDKAQILEDLALARRLADDALGELEESLAARRRAEEALELERFKSTEREQTAVDLAHRTEDEWRRKYDSIKRRHAEDVASLIAASRELDGVRDELEATARAKNAALDQADELQRIANDNAKKVEALTAEVARLRSRLDAELEAMEKEAAEAIGKLESEASALRAELRTARAFEEKLAGAEALLEGLKVDLAYAKGAEADASRSAQEWRSKAEALETRLGEVSRLNRRNEESLASLTNTFEDCTSMLQDKQSQVLQLQGKVASLEKEANEHEEGFLEASRRLDVATKEASELQAAIDRLRSEHELLREAHREVIGTEKMASAQVGQLTEDKNRLLKELDDSRDERDKVKKAVEDLAAALREVSSEAREAKERVLAKQAELDNAQLQASELKAAMKNAEDRYQLMLDESNYETACLRKAVEKMGSEAKSSKDEWISKEAGFVDMLKRSDDGISSIQTEMSRLTEALRVSEKEVQELKADRTQLLSKLQESEVQAMNTSSSAEEAKAESSHLKDLLSFKDKELLALNHEVTELRLRERTASEKASELSKLLAEVAARKAEDESTEKSKAQITKLEMDKVLESLKAVECEAKAAKDEKMQLQNKLRLLESKITEANLTSEEAKISSLRLKETLEDKEHELASIARENSEMRAREAAAQARIDELAALLAEATARKGGEASNGAVARSPEKQPSALLKLICSPMHHSVRDDDDNNGESIIQVEDIKHVEVETVRQVKRDKESIISAVDANSLENSKIIEDDLSKERDDDSESVDDDDEDIESPGDDGLVDQMNGLLIHGPTSSFNQDQHVHKKKKALLKKFGSLLKKKAHFTKLSSHS; encoded by the exons ATGATCGACCATGCGTTCCTGAAATCTCTG AAGCAGCAGAGGTTGGCGAAGACGTCGGAGCTGCAGGCGCAGCTGAGCCTCGTGCAGGAGAACCTGAGGAACGTGAGGGAGCGCCTGGCCGCCGTCGAGAACGACAAGGCCCAGATCCTCGAGGACCTGGCGCTGGCCAGGCGGCTCGCCGACGACGCCCTCGGGGAGCTGGAGGAGTCGCTGGCCGCGCGGCGGAGGGCCGAGGAGGCGCTGGAGCTGGAGCGGTTCAAGTCCACGGAGCGCGAGCAGACGGCCGTCGACCTCGCCCACCGGACGGAGGACGAGTGGCGGCGGAAGTACGACAGCATCAAGCGGCGCCACGCCGAGGACGTCGCCTCCCTCATCGCCGCCTCCAGGGAGCTCGACGGCGTCAGGGACGAGCTGGAGGCCACGGCGCGGGCCAAGAACGCGGCCCTGGATCAGGCGGATGAGCTGCAGAGGATCGCCAACGACAACGCCAAGAAGGTGGAGGCCCTGACGGCGGAGGTGGCCCGCCTCAGGTCCCGCCTCGACGCCGAGCTGGAGGCCATGGAGAAAGAAGCCGCGGAGGCCATCGGGAAGCTTGAATCCGAAGCCTCCGCGTTGAGAGCGGAGCTCCGGACGGCGAGGGCGTTCGAGGAGAAGCTCGCCGGAGCGGAAGCGCTGCTGGAGGGGCTCAAGGTTGACCTCGCGTACGCCAAGGGCGCCGAGGCGGACGCCAGCCGGTCGGCGCAGGAGTGGAGGAGCAAGGCGGAGGCGTTGGAGACCCGCCTGGGAGAAGTCTCGCGGCTCAACAGACGCAACGAGGAGTCGCTGGCGTCACTGACCAACACCTTCGAGGACTGCACGTCCATGCTCCAGGATAAGCAGTCGCAGGTCCTCCAGCTTCAGGGGAAGGTGGCGTCCTTGGAGAAGGAAGCGAACGAGCACGAGGAGGGGTTCCTCGAGGCCAGCAGGCGTCTCGACGTCGCGACGAAGGAGGCGTCTGAATTGCAGGCGGCCATTGATAGGCTGAGGTCTGAACACGAGCTTCTACGTGAGGCACATCGAGAGGTTATTGGCACGGAGAAGATGGCGAGTGCTCAGGTTGGCCAACTCACTGAAGACAAGAACAGGCTGCTCAAGGAGCTCGACGATTCCAGAGATGAGAGGGATAAGGTGAAGAAGGCTGTGGAGGACTTGGCAGCTGCACTACGCGAAGTCTCATCAGAGGCAAGAGAGGCCAAGGAGAGAGTCCTCGCAAAACAAGCAGAGCTAGACAATGCCCAGCTTCAGGCATCAGAACTGAAGGCGGCGATGAAGAATGCAGAGGACAGGTACCAGCTGATGCTTGATGAATCGAACTACGAGACTGCCTGCCTCAGGAAAGCAGTTGAGAAAATGGGTTCGGAGGCCAAGAGTTCGAAGGATGAATGGATCTCGAAAGAGGCAGGGTTTGTGGATATGCTCAAGAGATCGGATGATGGGATAAGCTCTATACAGACAGAGATGAGCAGGCTGACGGAGGCTCTGAGAGTTTCAGAGAAGGAAGTGCAGGAGCTCAAGGCAGATAGAACCCAGCTACTCAGTAAGCTGCAAGAATCTGAAGTTCAGGCAATGAACACTAGCTCAAGTGCTGAAGAAGCAAAGGCAGAGAGCTCACACCTCAAAGACCTGCTGTCCTTCAAGGACAAAGAGCTGCTTGCTCTGAACCATGAAGTCACCGAGCTGCGCCTAAGAGAGCGAACCGCGTCGGAGAAGGCTAGCGAGCTCTCGAAGTTGCTTGCAGAGGTGGCAGCGAGAAAAGCTGAAGACGAAAGCACCGAGAAGTCCAAGGCCCAGATCACCAAGCTGGAAATGGACAAGGTGCTCGAATCACTGAAAGCCGTGGAGTGCGAAGCCAAGGCTGCGAAGGATGAGAAGATGCAGCTGCAGAACAAGCTGAGGCTGCTCGAGTCCAAGATCACCGAGGCCAACCTGACCTCGGAGGAGGCAAAGATCAGCAGCCTGCGGTTGAAGGAGACGCTGGAAGACAAGGAGCACGAGCTGGCGAGCATCGCGCGGGAGAACAGCGAGATGCGGGCACGAGAAGCGGCTGCCCAGGCGAGGATCGACGAgctcgccgcgctgctcgccgagGCCACGGCCAGGAAAGGAGGGGAGGCATCGAACGGGGCGGTCGCCAGGAGCCCAGAGAAGCAGCCGAGCGCGCTCCTGAAGCTGATCTGCTCGCCCATGCATCATAGTGTCagagacgacgacgacaacaatGGCGAGAGCATCATCCAAGTGGAGGACATCAAGCATGTGGAAGTGGAGACGGTCAGGCAGGTGAAGCGTGACAAGGAGAGTATCATATCAGCAGTGGACGCCAACTCCTTGGAGAACAGCAAGATCATAGAGGATGACCTGTCCAAAGAGAGGGACGATGATTCCGAGTCAGTTGACGACGACGATGAAGACATTGAGTCGCCAGGGGATGACGGGCTCGTGGATCAGATGAATGGGCTGCTGATCCATGGTCCGACATCGTCGTTCAACCAGGATCAGCACGtccacaagaagaagaaggctctTCTGAAGAAATTTGGGAGCCTACTGAAGAAGAAAGCTCACTTCACCAAGCTGAGCAGCCACTCTTGA
- the LOC120687720 gene encoding WEB family protein At3g02930, chloroplastic-like, producing the protein MSTMLPASRSRSGPNESPISSRGRPSTPSSTHRPSTPSSAHRSSTPSSNHRPSTPGGTRRSSVGTPSTPRSRANGAGPFKSEPNSPPSAPAQTARPRLSFDRSPRSADSKPVVERRVPKIGTPPDKQPRRETELQARLESAQEDLKKAKDQLAFIVGERDRLVGELNEAKRVADETHEKLQDALMAKRWAEEATEIEKFRADELEQAGIDEAQRREEEWQREIECVRGQHAADLETLVNTTEELERLRRDLSMANEAKKAALGHADDAMKIAEVNADKVEILSNEVVRLKGLLDSTAASEESKTRETEVLVKNLESEVSSLKVKLEEAKVLEERLAQAENTIEELKSQIADAQKVESDIRQQLEEWKEKSGSLEMKLEEVTLSEKFKSDSLASTTEELDRMHSMLQDRESELEVLKGKTTALEIEVARLLAEVNDSNEHLDASQQEVFGLQTTIDVLRNKLEAAELAASEALDNEKTANTKIEGLTEEKAKLISELEDAIHREETEKRAVEDLTAALDKASCEAHEAHNRFQKKDDDYEHALAQIGDLKMALKSTEESYEVMLHEAKHDIIGLRETVEKLKAEVSKYRDQCDSKELDLITASKQSEQEIAALKVEAEQVAASLQGAEHELEAVNEEKERLQEKLAYTEAAVAEANKAVQEAKTEKERLQGKLAHMESAVAEANMAAQEAKTEMERLQEKLTYTESAVAEADKAVQEAKAESSLLRERLLDKENALQNLTQENDEFRMREADAMKKIEELSALLAEAMIKKHPEEEEKLVVVDEAHNSVGEEFTRSIAENEDTEEIDDKKLHLEVNVDDMKYNGGMDHEEKDDSKVEQEELKIDRSVQESDKVAEKEEQAENRKQETESSNDELDSKKEGSSTETANGTMVPEDTASKAAMSPTKPQQQQKKNKPLLKKFGSLLKKKNSK; encoded by the exons ATGTCCACAATGCTGCCCGCCTCCAGATCAAG ATCTGGGCCGAACGAGTCCCCCATCAGCAGCAGGGGCAGGCCGAGCACGCCGTCCTCCACCCACCGCCCGTCCACGCCGTCCTCCGCCCACCGCTCCTCCACGCCGTCCTCCAACCACCGCCCGTCCACGCCCGGCGGCACCAGGAGGAGCAGCGTCGGCACGCCGTCCACGCCGCGCTCCCGCGCCAACGGCGCCGGGCCGTTCAAGTCCGAGCCCaactcgccgccgtcggcgcccgcgcagaccgcgcgcccgcgcctcTCGTTCGACCGCTCGCCGAGATCCGCGGACTCCAAGCCCGTCGTCGAGCGCCGGGTGCCCAAGATCGGCACGCCTCCTGAT AAGCAGCCGCGGAGGGAGACCGAACTGCAGGCGCGGCTTGAGTCCGCCCAGGAGGACCTGAAGAAGGCCAAGGATCAACTGGCCTTCATCGTCGGAGAGAGGGACCGTCTTGTTGGGGAGCTCAATGAGGCCAAGCGAGTCGCTGATGAGACCCACGAGAAGCTCCAGGATGCCCTCATGGCCAAGAGGTGGGCCGAGGAGGCCACCGAGATCGAGAAGTTCCGAGCAGATGAGCTCGAGCAGGCAGGCATCGACGAGGCGCAGAGGCGGGAGGAGGAGTGGCAGAGGGAGATTGAGTGCGTGCGCGGCCAGCACGCTGCCGACCTGGAGACATTGGTCAACACGACGGAGGAGCTGGAGAGGCTCAGGCGTGATCTTTCGATGGCGAACGAGGCCAAGAAGGCTGCACTTGGCCACGCAGATGATGCCATGAAGATTGCTGAGGTCAATGCGGATAAGGTTGAGATCCTCTCAAACGAAGTTGTTCGATTGAAAGGGTTGCTTGATTCAACTGCTGCAAGCGAGGAGAGTAAAACCCGTGAAACTGAGGTTCTTGTTAAGAATCTGGAGTCTGAGGTTTCATCTCTAAAAGTTAAGCTTGAGGAGGCAAAAGTCCTTGAGGAGAGACTGGCCCAGGCAGAAAATACAATTGAGGAGCTTAAATCACAGATAGCTGATGCTCAGAAGGTCGAGTCAGACATCCGCCAGCAGTTAGAAGAATGGAAGGAGAAGTCAGGATCACTTGAGATGAAACTGGAGGAAGTTACTCTGTCCGAGAAGTTCAAAAGTGACTCCCTTGCCTCTACAACTGAAGAGCTGGACAGGATGCACTCTATGTTGCAAGATAGAGAATCAGAACTTGAAGTTCTTAAAGGAAAGACAACCGCCTTAGAAATTGAGGTGGCAAGGCTTTTAGCAGAAGTAAATGACTCCAACGAGCATTTGGATGCATCGCAGCAAGAGGTGTTTGGACTGCAGACAACAATAGATGTTTTGAGGAACAAGCTTGAGGCTGCAGAACTAGCTGCTTCAGAGGCTCTGGACAATGAGAAGACTGCTAACACGAAGATAGAAGGCCTGACCGAGGAGAAAGCTAAGCTCATTAGTGAGCTGGAAGATGCTATACATAGAGAAGAGACAGAGAAAAGGGCAGTGGAGGATCTTACTGCTGCATTGGATAAGGCATCTTGCGAGGCACATGAAGCACACAATAGGTTTCAGAAGAAAGACGATGATTACGAGCATGCTCTTGCACAGATAGGTGATCTGAAGATGGCTCTAAAGAGTACGGAAGAGAGTTATGAGGTAATGCTCCATGAGGCAAAACATGACATAATTGGTCTAAGGGAAACAGTCGAGAAGCTGAAGGCTGAGGTGAGCAAGTACAGAGATCAATGTGATTCTAAGGAGCTTGACCTTATCACAGCAAGCAAGCAGTCTGAACAAGAAATTGCTGCTCTTAAAGTAGAAGCCGAGCAGGTTGCTGCATCACTGCAAGGTGCAGAGCACGAGCTTGAAGCAGTCAATGAAGAGAAAGAGAGGCTTCAAGAGAAACTTGCGTACACAGAAGCAGCAGTTGCTGAAGCCAACAAGGCTGTGCAGGAGGCAAAGACTGAGAAGGAGAGGCTTCAAGGGAAGCTTGCGCACATGGAATCAGCGGTTGCTGAGGCCAACATGGCTGCACAGGAAGCAAAGACTGAGATGGAGAGGCTTCAAGAGAAACTGACATACACGGAGTCAGCGGTTGCTGAAGCCGACAAGGCTGTGCAGGAAGCAAAGGCCGAGAGTTCGCTGCTGAGGGAGAGGTTACTTGACAAAGAGAATGCATTGCAGAACCTAACCCAGGAGAATGATGAATTCAGGATGCGAGAAGCTGATGCCATGAAGAAAATAGAGGAGCTGTCTGCTCTTCTTGCCGAAGCTATGATAAAGAAGCATCCtgaggaggaagagaagctAGTTGTCGTGGATGAGGCACACAATTCTGTGGGTGAAGAATTTACCCGTTCTATTGCAGAAAATGAAGATACGGAAGAAATTGATGATAAAAAGTTGCACCTGGAAGTCAACGTAGATGATATGAAGTACAACGGAGGCATGGATCACGAAGAGAAAGATGACAGCAAGGTCGAACAAGAGGAACTGAAGATTGATCGCAGTGTGCAGGAGAGTGACAAAGTTGCAGAGAAGGAAGAACAGGCAGAAAACAGAAAGCAGGAGACTGAGTCGTCGAATGATGAATTGGATTCCAAGAAGGAGGGCAGCAGCACCGAGACCGCAAATGGAACGATGGTACCAGAAGATACGGCAAGTAAAGCGGCAATGTCCCCGACGaaaccgcagcagcagcagaaaaaGAACAAGCCTCTGCTGAAGAAGTTTGGGAGCTtactgaaaaagaaaaacagcaagTAG